One genomic region from Rosa rugosa chromosome 1, drRosRugo1.1, whole genome shotgun sequence encodes:
- the LOC133713157 gene encoding receptor-like serine/threonine-protein kinase ALE2 isoform X3, with product MGMVMPAFLQLVNLCVIGFALALQGSTGLNPSPSPESLSVNPPIETAPGPLPQSKSFGSNVPSPALQPNGSDLHPVPAMPPLMPPPVPPKIEGQVPSLSPSTPAVLPPQNTAPPPLDVQTHAPSVLPTVPPKKTPVNNGPISVPVAPVATPPRNVPPISPVLNSSTPEASPSSSHQGNVPVTKVPIPEPNAPQNTAPPPLDVQTHAPSVPPTVPPKKTPVNNGPISVPVAPVATPRRNVPPISPVLNSSTPETSPVLNSSTPETSPSISHQGNVPVNKVPIPETNAPAPVSSLPRAAGPNPSVVHSTTPIPVASPSTLPQNPPSSHPVTPGESPSTIPDPEVSPVSSPPPNINQKKDGNSVVAPPYEAPKPSLPMGHAPAIAPSVNKPVVSSPTPKSNWKRGKMPVVAPPIEAPKPSLPTSRTPAEAPSVPKPVVSSPTPSINRKRGQIPVVAPPYEAPKSSTPTAHTPAKAPSVHKTVVSSPSPSIHWKRGGIPVVAPPYEAPKPSLPMNRAPAQAPSVHKPLRHNKLAPGPSDSFPEPPSDKGYRSPASSPPSSLYKHHHTRNNITNPTAAPSYSVSPSTSKQQGPVIAPASVQTRRRRHYASPPLYPGSSAPPSHLPVTPLASHVSPAPSPSLKDPSDYTKIPPIRSAPGSLSTSPKVPPLPQVHALPPPPPNADCLVGTCSDPYTNTPPGSPCICVLPMQVGLRLSVPLYTFFPLVSELAQEIAVGVFLQQSQVRIIGANAASQNPEKTVVLIDLVPLGEKFDSTTAFLTDQRFWHRQVVIKASYFGDYEVLYVRYPGLPPSPPSSDADVINAGPYPGSDNNARAVKPFGVNVSKRRHKSGLSGGIIAIIALSSFVVIALCSAAAWVFLFKPRDRASQLSSTPRTLLPSIGKRSVTIGSMRDSRHSSASLSFGSSIATYTGSANTFSASDIAKATNNFDPSRILGEGGFGLVYSGDLEDGTKVAVKVLKRDDQQGGREFLAEVEMLSRLHHRNLVKLIGICVEEHRCLVYELIPNGSVESHLHGIDKETAPLSWGPRMKIALGAARGLAYLHEDSSPRVIHRDFKSSNILLENDFTPKVSDFGLARTALDEENRHISTRVMGTFGYVAPEYAMTGHLLVKSDVYSYGVVLLELLSGRKPVDMSQPPGEENLVAWARPLLTSREGLEALVDKNLGSDVPFDSIAKVAAIASMCVQPEVSHRPFMGEVVQALKLVCNEFDESKEIGSRSSSREDLSIDMAAGASTTSEQMPYPFQRQYSAPTYDSDLETEREATLLKLYSTSMRTGREDSESFRRHSSSGPLGTGRSKQFWQKLRSSGGSVSEHGFMLKLWQGSH from the exons ATGGGAATGGTGATGCCAGCCTTTCTCCAGCTGGTTAATCTCTGTGTCATTGGCTTTGCTTTAGCTCTCCAAGGATCTACAG GATTAAATCCATCACCATCACCAGAATCTCTCTCTGTGAATCCTCCTATTGAGACAGCACCTGGTCCTCTTCCTCAAAGCAAGTCATTCGGAAGCAATGTGCCAAGCCCAGCATTACAGCCAAACG GGTCGGATTTGCACCCTGTGCCTGCAATGCCACCTCTTATGCCTCCCCCAGTTCCCCCTAAAATCGAAGGACAGGTACCATCCCTTTCACCAAGTACTCCAGCAGTGCTGCCACCACAGAATACAGCTCCTCCACCATTAGATGTACAAACTCATGCACCGTCTGTGCTGCCAACTGTTCCCCCAAAAAAGACACCAGTTAATAATGGCCCTATCTCAGTGCCAGTTGCTCCAG TTGCTACACCTCCAAGGAATGTGCCACCAATTTCACCAGTCCTCAATTCGAGTACACCAGAAGCTTCACCATCAAGTTCTCATCAAGGAAATGTGCCAGTAACTAAGGTTCCCATACCAGAGCCAAATGCTCCACAGAACACAGCTCCTCCACCATTAGATGTACAAACTCATGCACCATCTGTGCCGCCAACTGTTCCCCCAAAAAAGACACCAGTTAATAATGGTCCTATCTCAGTGCCAGTTGCTCCAG TTGCAACACCTCGGAGGAATGTGCCACCAATTTCACCAGTTCTCAATTCGAGTACACCAGAAACTTCACCAGTCCTCAATTCCAGTACACCAGAAACTTCACCATCAATTTCTCATCAAGGAAATGTGCCAGTAAATAAGGTTCCCATACCAGAGACAAATGCTCCAG CACCTGTTTCATCACTGCCAAGGGCAGCGGGACCAAATCCATCTGTAGTCCATTCTACCACACCGA TACCAGTTGCATCACCAAGTACACTGCCTCAAAACCCACCTTCCAGCCATCCAGTTACACCGGGAGAATCTCCATCCACAATTCCTG ATCCTGAAGTCTCTCCTGTATCATCTCCTCCCCCAAACATCAACCAGAAAAAGGATGGAAATTCAGTTGTTGCACCACCATATGAAGCTCCAAAGCCATCACTACCCATGGGCCATGCTCCAGCTATAG CTCCATCTGTCAACAAACCTGTGGTATCATCTCCTACCCCAAAATCCAATTGGAAAAGGGGTAAAATGCCAGTTGTTGCACCCCCAATTGAAGCTCCCAAGCCATCACTCCCCACAAGTCGTACCCCAGCTGAAG CTCCATCTGTCCCCAAACCAGTGGTATCATCACCTACCCCCAGCATCAACAGGAAAAGGGGTCAAATACCAGTTGTTGCACCACCTTATGAAGCTCCCAAGTCATCAACACCCACGGCGCATACCCCAGCTAAAG CTCCATCTGTCCACAAAACTGTGGTATCATCTCCTTCCCCCAGCATTCACTGGAAAAGGGGTGGAATACCGGTTGTTGCACCACCATATGAAGCTCCTAAGCCATCACTACCCATGAATCGTGCCCCAGCTCAAG CTCCTTCTGTCCACAAACCTCTGAGACATAATAAACTTGCTCCTGGACCATCTGATTCATTCCCTGAACCTCCTTCTGATAAAGGATATCGTTCTCCTGCATCATCGCCTCCAAGCTCATTGTATAAACATCATCATACCAGGAACAACATCACCAATCCTACTGCTGCACCATCATATTCGGTTTCTCCTTCCACTTCAAAACAGCAAG GTCCAGTGATTGCACCGGCATCAGTTCAAACAAGGAGGCGAAGACACTATGCTTCTCCACCCCTATATCCAG GGTCTTCAGCTCCCCCATCTCATTTACCTGTCACTCCATTAGCAAGCCATGTTTCACCTGCTCCTTCTCCATCTCTAAAAGATCCATCTGACTATACCAAAA TACCCCCAATACGTTCTGCACCAGGGTCTTTATCAACAAGTCCAAAAGTACCACCTCTGCCACAAGTTCACGCAttaccacctccacctcccaaTGCAG ATTGTTTAGTAGGGACTTGTTCAGATCCCTATACAAATACCCCTCCTGGGTCACCTTGTATCTGTGTCTTGCCAATGCAAGTGGGACTGCGCCTTAGCGTTCCTCTCTATACTTTTTTCCCCTTAGTTTCGGAGCTAGCCCAGGAAATTGCAGTTGGGGTTTTCTTGCAACAAAGTCAGGTTCGCATCATTGGAGCCAATGCTGCCAGTCAGAACCCAGAGAAGACAGTAGTCCTTATTGACTTGGTTCCCCTGGGAGAAAAGTTTGACAGCACCACAGCTTTTTTGACTGACCAGAGATTTTGGCATAGACAAGTTGTTATAAAAGCATCCTACTTTGGGGACTATGAAGTACTGTATGTGCGCTATCCAG GTTTgcctccatctcctccttcttcAGACGCTGATGTAATAAATGCCGGACCATATCCTGGTAGTGACAATAATGCAAGGGCGGTAAAGCCCTTTGGGGTTAATGTGTCCAAGAGGAGGCATAAAAGTGGGCTTAGTGGTGGCATAATTGCTATTATTGCTCTGTCATCCTTTGTAGTCATTGCTTTATGCTCTGCTGCTGCTTGGGTTTTCCTATTCAAACCTAGAGACCGTGCTTCTCAACTATCATCAACTCCACGGACTTTGCTACCTTCTATTGGAAAACGATCAG TTACTATTGGCTCTATGAGGGATAGTAGGCACAGTTCTGCATCATTATCATTTGGATCGAGCATTGCAACATATACTGGATCTGCTAATACTTTCAGTGCAAGTGACATAGCAAAAGCCACTAACAACTTTGATCCTTCAAGAATACTCGGGGAAGGTGGCTTTGGGCTTGTTTACAGTGGTGATCTTGAAGACGGAACCAAGGTTGCCGTCAAAGTTCTAAAAAGAGATGATCAGCAGGGTGGTCGGGAGTTTTTGGCTGAAGTTGAGATGCTCAGTCGCCTTCATCATCGAAACTTGGTCAAGTTGATTGGCATATGTGTAGAAGAGCACCGCTGCTTGGTTTATGAGCTCATTCCTAATGGCAGTGTGGAATCTCATTTGCATG GAATTGACAAGGAAACTGCTCCACTCAGTTGGGGTCCCCGGATGAAGATAGCACTAGGTGCTGCTCGGGGTCTGGCATATTTACACGAGGATTCCAGCCCCCGTGTCATTCACAGAGATTTCAAATCCAGCAATATTTTGCtggaaaatgattttacacCAAAAGTGTCTGATTTTGGTTTGGCACGGACTGCATTGGATGAGGAAAACAGACACATATCAACACGTGTAATGGGAACTTTTGG GTACGTGGCTCCAGAATATGCAATGACGGGGCATCTTCTTGTCAAGAGTGATGTTTACAGCTATGGGGTTGTCCTTCTTGAACTCTTAAGCGGAAGAAAACCAGTAGACATGTCACAGCCACCTGGTGAAGAAAACCTGGTTGCATGGGCCCGTCCGCTGCTCACAAGTAGAGAAGGGTTGGAGGCACTCGTAGATAAAAATCTAGGATCTGATGTTCCATTTGACAGTATTGCGAAAGTGGCTGCTATTGCTTCAATGTGTGTACAACCAGAGGTATCACACCGACCTTTTATGGGGGAGGTTGTTCAGGCCTTAAAGCTGGTATGTAATGAGTTTGATGAGTCAAAAGAAATAGGTTCACGGAGTTCTAGCCGAGAGGATTTGTCCATCGACATGGCTGCTGGTGCAAGTACTACCTCGGAACAGATGCCATATCCTTTCCAGCGCCAATATTCTGCTCCTACCTATGATTCAGACCTTGAGACAGAGAGGGAAGCAACATTGTTGAAGTTGTACAGTACGTCAATGAGAACTGGGAGGGAAGATTCTGAGTCATTTCGGAGGCACTCGAGTTCAGGTCCCTTGGGAACAGGAAGGAGTAAGCAGTTCTGGCAAAAACTGAGATCATCTGGAGGCAGTGTGAGTGAACATGGGTTTATGTTAAAGTTATGGCAAGGATCACATTGA
- the LOC133713157 gene encoding receptor-like serine/threonine-protein kinase ALE2 isoform X4, with the protein MGMVMPAFLQLVNLCVIGFALALQGSTGLNPSPSPESLSVNPPIETAPGPLPQSKSFGSNVPSPALQPNGSDLHPVPAMPPLMPPPVPPKIEGQVPSLSPSTPAVLPPQNTAPPPLDVQTHAPSVLPTVPPKKTPVNNGPISVPVAPVATPPRNVPPISPVLNSSTPEASPSSSHQGNVPVTKVPIPEPNAPQNTAPPPLDVQTHAPSVPPTVPPKKTPVNNGPISVPVAPVATPRRNVPPISPVLNSSTPETSPVLNSSTPETSPSISHQGNVPVNKVPIPETNAPVPVASPSTLPQNPPSSHPVTPGESPSTIPDPEVSPVSSPPPNINQKKDGNSVVAPPYEAPKPSLPMGHAPAIAPSVNKPVVSSPTPKSNWKRGKMPVVAPPIEAPKPSLPTSRTPAEAPSVPKPVVSSPTPSINRKRGQIPVVAPPYEAPKSSTPTAHTPAKAPSVHKTVVSSPSPSIHWKRGGIPVVAPPYEAPKPSLPMNRAPAQAPSVHKPLRHNKLAPGPSDSFPEPPSDKGYRSPASSPPSSLYKHHHTRNNITNPTAAPSYSVSPSTSKQQGPVIAPASVQTRRRRHYASPPLYPGSSAPPSHLPVTPLASHVSPAPSPSLKDPSDYTKIPPIRSAPGSLSTSPKVPPLPQVHALPPPPPNADCLVGTCSDPYTNTPPGSPCICVLPMQVGLRLSVPLYTFFPLVSELAQEIAVGVFLQQSQVRIIGANAASQNPEKTVVLIDLVPLGEKFDSTTAFLTDQRFWHRQVVIKASYFGDYEVLYVRYPGLPPSPPSSDADVINAGPYPGSDNNARAVKPFGVNVSKRRHKSGLSGGIIAIIALSSFVVIALCSAAAWVFLFKPRDRASQLSSTPRTLLPSIGKRSVTIGSMRDSRHSSASLSFGSSIATYTGSANTFSASDIAKATNNFDPSRILGEGGFGLVYSGDLEDGTKVAVKVLKRDDQQGGREFLAEVEMLSRLHHRNLVKLIGICVEEHRCLVYELIPNGSVESHLHGIDKETAPLSWGPRMKIALGAARGLAYLHEDSSPRVIHRDFKSSNILLENDFTPKVSDFGLARTALDEENRHISTRVMGTFGYVAPEYAMTGHLLVKSDVYSYGVVLLELLSGRKPVDMSQPPGEENLVAWARPLLTSREGLEALVDKNLGSDVPFDSIAKVAAIASMCVQPEVSHRPFMGEVVQALKLVCNEFDESKEIGSRSSSREDLSIDMAAGASTTSEQMPYPFQRQYSAPTYDSDLETEREATLLKLYSTSMRTGREDSESFRRHSSSGPLGTGRSKQFWQKLRSSGGSVSEHGFMLKLWQGSH; encoded by the exons ATGGGAATGGTGATGCCAGCCTTTCTCCAGCTGGTTAATCTCTGTGTCATTGGCTTTGCTTTAGCTCTCCAAGGATCTACAG GATTAAATCCATCACCATCACCAGAATCTCTCTCTGTGAATCCTCCTATTGAGACAGCACCTGGTCCTCTTCCTCAAAGCAAGTCATTCGGAAGCAATGTGCCAAGCCCAGCATTACAGCCAAACG GGTCGGATTTGCACCCTGTGCCTGCAATGCCACCTCTTATGCCTCCCCCAGTTCCCCCTAAAATCGAAGGACAGGTACCATCCCTTTCACCAAGTACTCCAGCAGTGCTGCCACCACAGAATACAGCTCCTCCACCATTAGATGTACAAACTCATGCACCGTCTGTGCTGCCAACTGTTCCCCCAAAAAAGACACCAGTTAATAATGGCCCTATCTCAGTGCCAGTTGCTCCAG TTGCTACACCTCCAAGGAATGTGCCACCAATTTCACCAGTCCTCAATTCGAGTACACCAGAAGCTTCACCATCAAGTTCTCATCAAGGAAATGTGCCAGTAACTAAGGTTCCCATACCAGAGCCAAATGCTCCACAGAACACAGCTCCTCCACCATTAGATGTACAAACTCATGCACCATCTGTGCCGCCAACTGTTCCCCCAAAAAAGACACCAGTTAATAATGGTCCTATCTCAGTGCCAGTTGCTCCAG TTGCAACACCTCGGAGGAATGTGCCACCAATTTCACCAGTTCTCAATTCGAGTACACCAGAAACTTCACCAGTCCTCAATTCCAGTACACCAGAAACTTCACCATCAATTTCTCATCAAGGAAATGTGCCAGTAAATAAGGTTCCCATACCAGAGACAAATGCTCCAG TACCAGTTGCATCACCAAGTACACTGCCTCAAAACCCACCTTCCAGCCATCCAGTTACACCGGGAGAATCTCCATCCACAATTCCTG ATCCTGAAGTCTCTCCTGTATCATCTCCTCCCCCAAACATCAACCAGAAAAAGGATGGAAATTCAGTTGTTGCACCACCATATGAAGCTCCAAAGCCATCACTACCCATGGGCCATGCTCCAGCTATAG CTCCATCTGTCAACAAACCTGTGGTATCATCTCCTACCCCAAAATCCAATTGGAAAAGGGGTAAAATGCCAGTTGTTGCACCCCCAATTGAAGCTCCCAAGCCATCACTCCCCACAAGTCGTACCCCAGCTGAAG CTCCATCTGTCCCCAAACCAGTGGTATCATCACCTACCCCCAGCATCAACAGGAAAAGGGGTCAAATACCAGTTGTTGCACCACCTTATGAAGCTCCCAAGTCATCAACACCCACGGCGCATACCCCAGCTAAAG CTCCATCTGTCCACAAAACTGTGGTATCATCTCCTTCCCCCAGCATTCACTGGAAAAGGGGTGGAATACCGGTTGTTGCACCACCATATGAAGCTCCTAAGCCATCACTACCCATGAATCGTGCCCCAGCTCAAG CTCCTTCTGTCCACAAACCTCTGAGACATAATAAACTTGCTCCTGGACCATCTGATTCATTCCCTGAACCTCCTTCTGATAAAGGATATCGTTCTCCTGCATCATCGCCTCCAAGCTCATTGTATAAACATCATCATACCAGGAACAACATCACCAATCCTACTGCTGCACCATCATATTCGGTTTCTCCTTCCACTTCAAAACAGCAAG GTCCAGTGATTGCACCGGCATCAGTTCAAACAAGGAGGCGAAGACACTATGCTTCTCCACCCCTATATCCAG GGTCTTCAGCTCCCCCATCTCATTTACCTGTCACTCCATTAGCAAGCCATGTTTCACCTGCTCCTTCTCCATCTCTAAAAGATCCATCTGACTATACCAAAA TACCCCCAATACGTTCTGCACCAGGGTCTTTATCAACAAGTCCAAAAGTACCACCTCTGCCACAAGTTCACGCAttaccacctccacctcccaaTGCAG ATTGTTTAGTAGGGACTTGTTCAGATCCCTATACAAATACCCCTCCTGGGTCACCTTGTATCTGTGTCTTGCCAATGCAAGTGGGACTGCGCCTTAGCGTTCCTCTCTATACTTTTTTCCCCTTAGTTTCGGAGCTAGCCCAGGAAATTGCAGTTGGGGTTTTCTTGCAACAAAGTCAGGTTCGCATCATTGGAGCCAATGCTGCCAGTCAGAACCCAGAGAAGACAGTAGTCCTTATTGACTTGGTTCCCCTGGGAGAAAAGTTTGACAGCACCACAGCTTTTTTGACTGACCAGAGATTTTGGCATAGACAAGTTGTTATAAAAGCATCCTACTTTGGGGACTATGAAGTACTGTATGTGCGCTATCCAG GTTTgcctccatctcctccttcttcAGACGCTGATGTAATAAATGCCGGACCATATCCTGGTAGTGACAATAATGCAAGGGCGGTAAAGCCCTTTGGGGTTAATGTGTCCAAGAGGAGGCATAAAAGTGGGCTTAGTGGTGGCATAATTGCTATTATTGCTCTGTCATCCTTTGTAGTCATTGCTTTATGCTCTGCTGCTGCTTGGGTTTTCCTATTCAAACCTAGAGACCGTGCTTCTCAACTATCATCAACTCCACGGACTTTGCTACCTTCTATTGGAAAACGATCAG TTACTATTGGCTCTATGAGGGATAGTAGGCACAGTTCTGCATCATTATCATTTGGATCGAGCATTGCAACATATACTGGATCTGCTAATACTTTCAGTGCAAGTGACATAGCAAAAGCCACTAACAACTTTGATCCTTCAAGAATACTCGGGGAAGGTGGCTTTGGGCTTGTTTACAGTGGTGATCTTGAAGACGGAACCAAGGTTGCCGTCAAAGTTCTAAAAAGAGATGATCAGCAGGGTGGTCGGGAGTTTTTGGCTGAAGTTGAGATGCTCAGTCGCCTTCATCATCGAAACTTGGTCAAGTTGATTGGCATATGTGTAGAAGAGCACCGCTGCTTGGTTTATGAGCTCATTCCTAATGGCAGTGTGGAATCTCATTTGCATG GAATTGACAAGGAAACTGCTCCACTCAGTTGGGGTCCCCGGATGAAGATAGCACTAGGTGCTGCTCGGGGTCTGGCATATTTACACGAGGATTCCAGCCCCCGTGTCATTCACAGAGATTTCAAATCCAGCAATATTTTGCtggaaaatgattttacacCAAAAGTGTCTGATTTTGGTTTGGCACGGACTGCATTGGATGAGGAAAACAGACACATATCAACACGTGTAATGGGAACTTTTGG GTACGTGGCTCCAGAATATGCAATGACGGGGCATCTTCTTGTCAAGAGTGATGTTTACAGCTATGGGGTTGTCCTTCTTGAACTCTTAAGCGGAAGAAAACCAGTAGACATGTCACAGCCACCTGGTGAAGAAAACCTGGTTGCATGGGCCCGTCCGCTGCTCACAAGTAGAGAAGGGTTGGAGGCACTCGTAGATAAAAATCTAGGATCTGATGTTCCATTTGACAGTATTGCGAAAGTGGCTGCTATTGCTTCAATGTGTGTACAACCAGAGGTATCACACCGACCTTTTATGGGGGAGGTTGTTCAGGCCTTAAAGCTGGTATGTAATGAGTTTGATGAGTCAAAAGAAATAGGTTCACGGAGTTCTAGCCGAGAGGATTTGTCCATCGACATGGCTGCTGGTGCAAGTACTACCTCGGAACAGATGCCATATCCTTTCCAGCGCCAATATTCTGCTCCTACCTATGATTCAGACCTTGAGACAGAGAGGGAAGCAACATTGTTGAAGTTGTACAGTACGTCAATGAGAACTGGGAGGGAAGATTCTGAGTCATTTCGGAGGCACTCGAGTTCAGGTCCCTTGGGAACAGGAAGGAGTAAGCAGTTCTGGCAAAAACTGAGATCATCTGGAGGCAGTGTGAGTGAACATGGGTTTATGTTAAAGTTATGGCAAGGATCACATTGA